In Paraflavitalea devenefica, a single window of DNA contains:
- a CDS encoding PorP/SprF family type IX secretion system membrane protein has protein sequence MKIIKLFLLCCCTLPLQAQQRPYYTQYVLNNYIINPAIAGIENYTDVKLSHRHQWVGLEDAPVTTYLTIHAPLKKDDYGRETATGFQPVGENPRGRAYWREYQAPEAHSGVGLTILNDRTGPLNRFAAYGTYAYHLPLSTVTTLSMGVSAGIASMSLQTDKLNFGNPAQVDPAVSTKQAGRIKPDISAGLWLYSRDYFAGIAIQQVVPAPLTFSDNIVQSSPGKLLPHTFITAGYRFFLNDDISCLPSVMLRYIQPLPLGAEMNIKLQYLDLVWIGSSYRYKDGFAGMLGVNISNKVNMGYSYDVSTSGLKTVSKGTHELQIGFLLGNRYNDRCPERLW, from the coding sequence ATGAAAATCATTAAACTCTTTTTGTTATGCTGCTGCACATTGCCCTTGCAGGCGCAACAAAGACCTTATTATACACAGTACGTCCTCAACAATTACATCATCAACCCGGCCATTGCCGGTATTGAGAACTATACGGATGTTAAACTAAGTCACCGCCATCAATGGGTGGGATTGGAGGATGCGCCCGTAACTACTTACCTTACCATCCATGCTCCCTTGAAAAAGGATGATTATGGCCGTGAGACCGCTACCGGTTTTCAGCCCGTAGGGGAGAACCCAAGAGGAAGGGCTTACTGGCGCGAGTACCAGGCGCCTGAGGCGCACAGTGGGGTAGGGCTTACCATACTTAATGACCGTACCGGCCCCCTGAACCGTTTTGCCGCTTATGGTACCTACGCCTACCACCTGCCGCTCTCTACTGTGACTACTTTATCCATGGGTGTGAGTGCAGGGATCGCCAGCATGAGCCTGCAGACAGACAAGCTCAACTTTGGCAATCCTGCCCAGGTAGACCCGGCTGTGAGTACAAAACAGGCGGGCCGTATAAAGCCGGATATCAGCGCAGGCCTGTGGTTGTACAGCAGGGATTATTTTGCCGGTATCGCCATTCAACAGGTGGTTCCCGCCCCACTGACCTTTTCTGATAACATCGTACAGTCTTCTCCTGGCAAGCTGTTACCCCATACATTTATAACGGCCGGTTACCGCTTTTTTCTCAACGATGACATCAGTTGCCTACCTTCCGTCATGCTCCGGTACATACAGCCTTTACCCCTGGGTGCGGAAATGAATATCAAGCTGCAATACCTGGACCTTGTATGGATCGGCAGCAGCTACCGGTACAAGGATGGCTTCGCAGGCATGCTGGGCGTTAACATCAGCAACAAGGTAAATATGGGTTATTCGTATGATGTTTCCACTTCCGGCTTAAAAACGGTGAGCAAGGGTACGCACGAATTGCAGATAGGATTTTTATTGGGCAACAGGTACAACGACCGCTGCCCGGAAAGATTATGGTAA